In a genomic window of Alphaproteobacteria bacterium:
- a CDS encoding FtsX-like permease family protein → MLMGDTAKYLGLIFGITFATLLMSQQVSIFISLMARTASAIYAVSEADIWVMDTRVRYIEEVEPMRAVELYNVRSVPGVQWAVPFYKGLSTIRMPDGLTQQVQLIGVDDVSLVGICPKMIIGDKKSLRRPQNAMMDQNGYFFTWPKQKVVVPRPIELNDHRLMLTSVCDVMPTFFTFPILYVSYETAVEITPPTRNKLPFVLVKGKEGEDLQALKKRIIERTRLQALTQEEFAWRSIRYILERTGIPINFGITIVLGIIIGAAITAQTFYIFVIESLKQFGAMKAIGFTNGQLLRVVLLQAAVVACIGYALGIGLTAFFFQSTAELPALKGFILRWQVMVGTSVVIGIITLFSIIFSLRKVFKLDPAIVFRG, encoded by the coding sequence ATCCTGATGGGCGACACGGCCAAGTATCTCGGCCTGATTTTCGGCATTACGTTTGCGACGCTCCTGATGTCCCAGCAGGTTTCCATTTTTATCAGCCTGATGGCCCGCACGGCCAGCGCGATTTATGCCGTTTCGGAGGCGGATATCTGGGTGATGGATACGCGTGTCCGGTATATCGAAGAGGTCGAACCGATGCGTGCCGTCGAGCTTTATAACGTCCGCAGCGTTCCCGGTGTGCAATGGGCGGTTCCGTTTTACAAGGGGCTTTCGACGATCCGTATGCCCGACGGGCTGACGCAGCAGGTTCAGCTCATCGGCGTGGACGATGTTTCCCTGGTCGGGATTTGCCCGAAGATGATTATCGGGGACAAGAAAAGCCTGCGCCGTCCGCAGAACGCGATGATGGACCAGAACGGCTATTTTTTTACCTGGCCCAAGCAGAAGGTTGTCGTGCCTCGCCCGATCGAACTGAACGATCACCGCCTGATGCTGACGTCCGTGTGCGATGTCATGCCTACTTTTTTTACGTTTCCTATCCTTTATGTTTCCTATGAGACGGCTGTAGAAATTACTCCACCCACGCGCAATAAGCTGCCCTTCGTTCTTGTGAAGGGTAAGGAGGGAGAGGATTTGCAGGCGCTTAAGAAGCGAATTATCGAGCGTACGAGGCTGCAAGCTCTGACGCAGGAGGAGTTTGCCTGGCGCAGCATCCGGTATATTCTTGAACGCACCGGTATTCCTATTAATTTTGGAATTACCATTGTTCTGGGCATCATTATCGGTGCGGCGATCACGGCCCAAACCTTTTATATTTTTGTCATCGAGAGCCTGAAGCAATTCGGGGCGATGAAGGCGATCGGTTTTACCAACGGTCAGCTTCTGCGGGTTGTTCTGCTTCAGGCCGCTGTCGTTGCGTGTATCGGTTATGCACTGGGGATTGGTCTGACAGCCTTTTTCTTTCAGTCTACCGCAGAACTTCCGGCCCTTAAGGGGTTTATTCTGAGGTGGCAGGTTATGGTCGGGACGTCTGTTGTGATTGGAATTATTACGCTTTTTTCAATTATTTTCAGCTTGCGGAAAGTCTTCAAGCTTGATCCCGCTATCGTGTTCAGGGGTTAA
- a CDS encoding TetR/AcrR family transcriptional regulator, whose translation MRDKKKPASPGRPKDEDKRRAILKAAGKLFMKRGMAGTTMDEIANKADVSKLTVYNHYGSKEGLFEAVIRSKCEGHTGDHIFDDLTGKSPDKELYGIGMAFIGLVYSSDAIALHRIIMSEGQKNPEMGRLFYAAGPESLFSRFSKYLEKVEKHCSYRFPDKRDAAGRFFCLFKGELHMRALLNISPQPTKKELKKMAKGSVEFFLKAFSI comes from the coding sequence ATGAGAGATAAAAAAAAGCCGGCATCTCCAGGACGACCAAAGGATGAGGATAAGCGTAGAGCAATCCTGAAGGCCGCCGGAAAACTCTTCATGAAGCGCGGCATGGCCGGGACGACGATGGACGAGATCGCAAACAAGGCGGACGTATCAAAGCTGACCGTCTACAATCACTATGGCAGCAAGGAGGGGTTGTTCGAAGCCGTAATCCGCTCCAAATGCGAAGGCCATACCGGCGATCATATTTTTGACGATCTGACAGGAAAGAGCCCTGATAAGGAGCTGTACGGTATCGGAATGGCGTTTATTGGACTGGTATATAGTTCGGATGCAATCGCCCTGCACAGGATCATCATGAGCGAAGGTCAGAAAAACCCGGAGATGGGTCGCCTTTTTTATGCCGCCGGACCGGAGTCGTTATTCTCCCGCTTTTCCAAATATCTCGAAAAGGTTGAAAAACATTGCTCTTACAGGTTCCCCGACAAACGCGACGCGGCAGGAAGATTTTTCTGTCTGTTCAAAGGCGAGCTTCATATGCGGGCGCTCCTGAATATTTCCCCGCAACCAACAAAAAAAGAGCTGAAAAAAATGGCAAAAGGCAGCGTCGAATTTTTTCTGAAGGCCTTCAGCATTTAG
- a CDS encoding PAS domain-containing protein — MAEIQTLSKARTITPSGREQFFANDEVIVSKTDLKGRMTYVNRVFMRISGYHEEELIGQPHSMIRHPEMPRAVFKLLWDTLESRKEIFAYVVNLCKNGDHYWVFAHVTPSFDGSGNVNGFHSNRRVPDRKVLDGIIRPLYKQLLDEENRHANRKEGMNNAFSMLVNLLQQKGIGYDEFIFSLKG; from the coding sequence ATGGCAGAAATCCAGACACTCTCTAAAGCGCGGACAATAACCCCTTCAGGCCGGGAGCAGTTTTTCGCTAACGATGAGGTCATCGTCAGCAAAACCGACCTGAAGGGCCGCATGACCTACGTCAACCGTGTCTTCATGAGAATCTCCGGCTACCATGAGGAGGAGTTGATCGGCCAGCCGCACAGCATGATCCGCCACCCGGAAATGCCGCGTGCGGTCTTTAAACTTCTGTGGGACACGTTGGAATCCCGTAAGGAAATCTTCGCCTACGTTGTCAATCTCTGCAAAAACGGCGACCATTATTGGGTGTTCGCTCATGTGACGCCGTCTTTTGATGGCTCTGGAAATGTTAACGGCTTCCACTCCAACCGCCGCGTCCCGGACCGTAAGGTATTGGACGGCATTATACGCCCGCTTTACAAACAGCTTCTGGACGAGGAAAACCGTCACGCGAACCGTAAAGAGGGCATGAACAACGCTTTTTCCATGCTGGTGAACCTCCTCCAACAAAAAGGGATCGGATACGATGAGTTTATCTTCTCTCTCAAAGGCTAA
- a CDS encoding methyl-accepting chemotaxis protein — protein sequence MSLSSLSKAKTAACAAAGIALIGGLSGIPAVALGASVLAAALVAFSVVTIGKIEREITRTKNVCKALANGDFDMRLTHIKEGGDFGEFQWTLNEMTDSMDAFVREATAAMEYVSRNQYFRRILEQGMQGSLLNGARVINKATESVAEKMTGFVNIANDVDVSLKDVVNQINTTVTTLETTADTMGGTVAMTREGAQSAASMSDETSRNVQAISAAAEEMSSAIAEITQQMTRTSEIANGAVSESEQARQIVEELALTASQIGDVVVLIQKIADQTNLLALNATIEASRAGEAGKGFAVVAAEVKDLASQTSRATQDISQHITDIQSATERAVTAFGKVGTIIGEINEAATVVAAAIEEQSAASKEIASNAERASMGTTGVAGNVREINQSVGQVDEASKQVSGVTAQLSEHANRRVGALLGKMGVFMDELRKIA from the coding sequence ATGAGTTTATCTTCTCTCTCAAAGGCTAAAACGGCGGCCTGCGCCGCCGCGGGTATCGCACTGATCGGAGGGCTTTCGGGTATTCCTGCGGTCGCTCTTGGCGCATCGGTCCTTGCGGCGGCTCTTGTCGCTTTTTCTGTAGTAACCATAGGTAAAATCGAACGCGAAATAACGCGAACTAAAAATGTCTGCAAAGCCCTCGCAAACGGGGATTTTGATATGCGCCTGACCCACATAAAAGAAGGCGGGGACTTTGGGGAGTTCCAATGGACCCTCAACGAAATGACCGACAGTATGGACGCCTTTGTCCGCGAAGCGACCGCCGCCATGGAATATGTCAGCCGCAACCAGTACTTCCGCCGCATCCTGGAGCAGGGGATGCAAGGCTCGCTCCTCAACGGCGCCCGCGTGATCAACAAGGCCACGGAAAGCGTAGCGGAAAAAATGACCGGATTCGTAAACATCGCCAACGATGTGGACGTTTCTCTTAAGGACGTGGTCAACCAGATCAACACGACAGTAACAACTCTGGAGACGACGGCCGACACCATGGGCGGAACCGTGGCCATGACTCGTGAAGGAGCGCAGAGCGCCGCGAGTATGTCCGATGAAACCTCACGCAACGTGCAGGCGATCTCCGCCGCCGCTGAGGAAATGTCGAGTGCGATTGCCGAAATCACGCAGCAGATGACCCGAACCTCAGAAATCGCCAACGGCGCGGTCAGTGAATCCGAACAGGCTCGGCAGATTGTCGAGGAACTGGCGCTGACCGCCAGCCAGATCGGCGATGTGGTGGTCTTGATCCAGAAAATCGCCGACCAGACCAATCTTTTGGCTCTGAATGCCACGATCGAAGCCTCAAGAGCAGGAGAGGCCGGCAAGGGCTTCGCGGTTGTCGCTGCCGAGGTCAAGGATTTAGCAAGTCAGACCTCCCGCGCCACACAGGATATAAGCCAGCATATTACGGATATCCAGAGCGCGACCGAACGCGCCGTCACGGCCTTCGGCAAGGTAGGGACGATTATCGGGGAGATCAACGAGGCCGCAACGGTGGTCGCTGCCGCGATCGAGGAACAAAGCGCAGCCTCCAAGGAAATAGCCTCAAACGCCGAGCGGGCCTCGATGGGCACCACAGGAGTTGCGGGCAACGTTCGCGAAATCAATCAAAGCGTGGGGCAGGTGGACGAAGCCTCAAAACAGGTCTCCGGCGTAACCGCGCAACTCTCCGAACACGCCAACCGCCGCGTTGGCGCCCTTCTGGGAAAAATGGGCGTTTTCATGGATGAATTGCGTAAGATTGCATAA
- a CDS encoding pirin family protein yields MMIKRNSEDRGPTDLGWLKSMHSFSFGHYHDPKHMGFGALRVINEDRVTPGAGFGTHPHDNMEIISYVLSGELAHKDSMGSGAVIRAGEIQIMSAGTGVTHSEYNASNDNEVHFLQIWIIPGQRNTLPGYQQRLVDPDTVKNRFAQIIVPEGSQNDTALSIKQNATIYLGRFDAGRKEAFKADPNRKYWLQIVRGKVEIAGQKAQEGDGFAFAGEAFIDLKTLSEAEFLLFNLAA; encoded by the coding sequence ATGATGATCAAACGCAACAGTGAAGACAGAGGACCGACCGACCTCGGCTGGCTCAAAAGTATGCACAGTTTCTCCTTCGGCCACTACCATGACCCGAAACATATGGGCTTCGGCGCCCTGCGGGTGATAAACGAAGACCGTGTAACCCCCGGAGCGGGCTTTGGCACACACCCGCATGATAATATGGAGATCATCTCCTACGTATTAAGCGGCGAACTGGCCCATAAGGACAGCATGGGCAGCGGCGCGGTCATCCGTGCCGGAGAAATCCAGATCATGAGCGCCGGAACAGGCGTGACCCACAGCGAATACAACGCCTCGAATGACAACGAAGTGCATTTTCTTCAGATATGGATCATTCCCGGTCAGCGCAACACCCTGCCCGGTTATCAGCAACGCTTGGTCGACCCTGATACGGTTAAAAATCGTTTTGCGCAGATAATCGTGCCGGAGGGCAGTCAGAACGACACAGCTCTCAGCATTAAGCAGAACGCCACAATCTATCTTGGCCGCTTCGATGCGGGCAGGAAGGAAGCCTTTAAAGCCGATCCAAACCGCAAATACTGGCTCCAGATCGTGCGTGGAAAAGTCGAAATCGCGGGTCAGAAAGCGCAAGAGGGTGATGGATTTGCATTCGCGGGAGAGGCCTTTATAGACCTCAAAACCCTGTCGGAAGCGGAATTCCTGCTTTTCAATCTGGCGGCCTGA